One Deltaproteobacteria bacterium genomic region harbors:
- a CDS encoding LemA family protein, translating into MIFIIWGIVFVVGIWVISAYNNLTALRLRIDNGWRQIDVQLKRRYDLIPNLVETVKGYMQFEQETLQKVIDARNQAMAVKGVKESAEAQTVLNQSLGKVFALMENYPDLKSNQNVLNLQEELTTTENRIAFARQYYNDLVTQYNTKQQVFPSNMIAGFFKFQLHELFDVPATERVLPKVDLRLRS; encoded by the coding sequence ATGATTTTTATCATTTGGGGCATCGTTTTTGTCGTCGGCATTTGGGTTATCTCGGCCTACAACAATCTTACCGCGCTGCGTCTGCGCATCGACAACGGCTGGCGGCAAATCGACGTGCAGCTCAAGCGGCGCTACGATCTGATCCCAAATCTGGTCGAGACCGTCAAAGGCTACATGCAATTCGAGCAGGAGACGCTGCAAAAGGTCATCGACGCGCGCAACCAAGCGATGGCAGTGAAGGGCGTTAAAGAATCCGCCGAAGCGCAGACCGTCTTGAACCAATCCCTCGGTAAAGTTTTCGCCTTGATGGAAAACTACCCAGATCTCAAATCCAACCAAAATGTTTTGAACTTGCAGGAAGAGCTGACCACGACGGAGAACCGCATCGCCTTCGCGCGCCAGTACTACAACGACCTGGTGACCCAGTACAACACCAAGCAGCAGGTGTTTCCGTCGAACATGATCGCCGGTTTTTTCAAGTTTCAGCTTCATGAGTTGTTCGACGTGCCGGCAACCGAGAGAGTACTGCCTAAAGTCGATCTCAGATTGCGCTCATAA
- a CDS encoding alpha-hydroxy-acid oxidizing protein codes for MTDKPLEQMGLRDLRGIMRQQAPAEAWKHFNGAAETKATFHRNPRAFQQYLFRQKIFHDVSEPDISIELFGKKLPIPAITAPVGSFSLFGKDAEREVAEGTDRAGAMMFVSQAAHFNLHDWRNADKSPLVFMAYMNRGKPEVEEYAKTAEDLGFTAVGITMDTVKPVKIGDEVPLSTKDGKPRKGHKSTPKDIEWMKQLVKLPVVVKGIMGADDARVAVNSGADALVVSNHGGRILDFNRSALEALPEVVEAVGGKVPVLLDSGIRSGGDIVKALALGAKAVLTGRPVAWGVGAFGARGVERVFNIFAEEMQRVMVMTGVARAADISKTILFRDGVNGAQSL; via the coding sequence ATGACGGACAAACCACTGGAACAGATGGGGCTGCGCGATTTGCGTGGGATTATGCGCCAGCAGGCGCCGGCGGAGGCGTGGAAGCATTTCAACGGCGCGGCGGAAACCAAGGCGACGTTTCATCGTAATCCGCGGGCGTTTCAGCAATATTTGTTTCGCCAGAAAATTTTTCACGATGTCAGCGAGCCGGACATCTCGATCGAATTGTTCGGCAAGAAGTTGCCGATCCCGGCGATCACGGCGCCGGTGGGAAGTTTTAGTTTGTTCGGCAAGGACGCCGAACGCGAAGTGGCTGAAGGCACGGACCGCGCCGGCGCGATGATGTTTGTCAGCCAGGCGGCCCATTTCAATCTGCACGACTGGCGTAACGCCGACAAATCGCCGCTGGTATTCATGGCCTACATGAACCGCGGCAAGCCGGAAGTCGAAGAATATGCCAAGACCGCCGAGGACTTGGGTTTCACCGCGGTCGGCATTACCATGGACACGGTGAAGCCGGTGAAGATCGGCGACGAAGTGCCGTTGTCGACCAAGGATGGCAAGCCGCGCAAGGGCCACAAGTCGACGCCCAAAGATATCGAGTGGATGAAACAATTGGTAAAACTTCCCGTCGTTGTCAAAGGCATCATGGGCGCCGATGACGCGCGGGTGGCGGTGAATTCCGGCGCCGATGCGCTGGTGGTTTCCAATCATGGCGGGCGGATTCTCGACTTCAATCGCTCGGCGTTGGAAGCGTTGCCGGAAGTCGTTGAAGCGGTTGGCGGTAAAGTTCCGGTGTTGCTCGACAGCGGCATTCGCAGCGGCGGCGATATCGTCAAGGCGCTAGCGCTGGGCGCCAAGGCGGTGCTGACCGGCCGTCCGGTGGCTTGGGGCGTCGGCGCTTTCGGCGCCCGCGGCGTCGAGCGGGTGTTCAATATTTTCGCCGAAGAGATGCAGCGCGTGATGGTCATGACCGGCGTGGCGCGTGCCGCCGATATTAGTAAAACGATTTTGTTTCGCGATGGCGTCAATGGAGCGCAGAGCTTATGA